Proteins encoded by one window of Camelus bactrianus isolate YW-2024 breed Bactrian camel chromosome 9, ASM4877302v1, whole genome shotgun sequence:
- the ANKRD27 gene encoding ankyrin repeat domain-containing protein 27 isoform X2, protein MRPLISHRSRAGHQETRLAPSEVHMALYDEDLLKNPFYLALQKWRPDLCNKVAQTHGIILVPCKGSLSSSVQSTCQFESYILIPVEEHFQTLNGKDVFIQGNRIKLGAGFACLLSVPILFEETFYNEKEEGFSILCIAHPLEKRESSEPSTSSDSFSLKTIEDVREFLGRHAEKFDRNIASFQRTFRECERKSLRHHIDSVNALYTKCLQQLLRDSHLKVLAKQEAQMNLMKQAVEMYVQHDIYDLIFKYVGTMEASEDAAFNKITRSLQDLQQKEIGVKPEFSFNIPRAKRELAQLNRCTSPQQKLACLRKVVQLITQSPSQRVNLETMCADDLLSVLLYLLVKTEIPNWMANLSYIKNFRFSISAKDELGYCLTSIEAAIEYIRQGNLSVKPPESEGFGDRLFLKQRMSLLSQMTSTPIDGLFQHIAAGDQKEVERLLSQEDQDKDAVQKMCHPLCFCDECEKLVSGRLNDPSVVTPFSRDDRGHTPLHVAALCGQASLIDLLVSKGAVVNATDYHGSTPLHLACQKGYQSVTLLLLHYKASPEVQDNNGNTALHLACTHGHEDCVKALVYYDVQSCRLDIGNEKGDTPLHIAARWGYQGIIETLLQNGASTEIQNRLKETPLKCALNSKILSIMEAHHLSFERRQKSSEVSERGCVYRPCLSAACLWPSPLSRRPAPLPQAPAPPPPRPVDSVSQGSSASSFSSVLASPRQEDPKKDFREVEKLLRVVADGDLEMVRYLFEWTEEDLDEVEEAAGAVDVEFCHPLCQCPKCAPAQKKLAKIPASGLSVNVTNQDGSSPLHVAALHGRADLVLLLLKHGARVGARDASQAVPLHLACQNGHFQVVKYLLDSNAKPNKRDISGNTPLIYACSRGHHEVAALLLQHGASINAANSKGNTALHEAVIEKHVFVVELLLLHGASVQALNKRQCTAVDCAEQNSKIMELLQVVPSCVATLDDAGETDHKEYVTVKIRKKWNSKMYDLPDEPFTRQFYFVHSVGPFKGRTSREIMSRDRSVPNFTEESPQEPGKQSSPQKQNNLPDQGRPQTADRGNGDQLERPGLRQPAPGNRRMLRRHTVNDAVVPKGPETAGNLTTPPRG, encoded by the exons GAGACTCGCTTGGCCCCATCTGAAGTCCATATGGCTCTGTATGATGAAGATCTCCTGAAAAATCCTTTCTATCTGGCTCTTCAAAAGTGGCGTCCTGACTTGTGCAACAAGGTGGCCCAGACCCATGGCATT atCTTAGTACCCTGCAAAGGAAGCCTGTCAAGCAGTGTTCAGTCTACCTGTCAGTTTGAGTCCTACATTTTGATCCCGGTGGAGGAACACTTTCAGACCTTAAATGGCAAG GATGTCTTTATCCAAGGAAACAGGATTAAACTAGGAGCTGGTTTCGCCTGTCTTCTGTCAGTGCCCATTCTCTTCGAAGAGACtttctacaatgaaaaagaagaagGTTTCAGCATACTCTGTATAGCCCATCCtttggaaaagagagagagttCAG AACCTTCAACATCTTCAGATTCCTTTTCCCTAAAAACCATCGAAGATGTGAGAGAGTTTTTGGGAAGACATGCGGAGAAATTTGACAGGAATATCGCCTCTTTCCAGCGAACGTTCAGAGAGTGTGAAAGAAAGAGCCTCCGTCATCACATA GACTCCGTGAATGCTCTCTACACCAAATGCCTCCAGCAGCTCCTGAGGGACTCCCACCTG AAAGTGCTTGCCAAGCAGGAGGCCCAGATGAACCTGATGAAGCAGGCGGTAGAG ATGTACGTCCAGCATGATATTTACGATCTGATCTTTAAATACGTGGGGACCATGGAGGCAAGCGAG GATGCTGCCTTTAACAAAATCACAAGAAGCCTTCAAGATCTTCAGCAGAAGGAGATCGGTGTGAAGCCTGAGTTCAG CTTCAACATACCTCGTGCAAAGAGGGAGCTGGCTCAGCTGAATAGATGCACCTCACCGCAGCAGAAGCTGGCTTGTTTGCGAAAGGTGGTGCAGCTGATCACCCAGTCTCCTAGCCAGAGAG TGAACTTGGAGACCATGTGTGCTGACGATCTGCTATCAGTCCTGTTATATTTGCTTGTGAAAACAGAGATCCCGAATTG GATGGCAAATTTGAGTTATATCAAAAACTTCAGGTTTAGCATCTCGGCCAAGGATGAATTGGGATACTGCCTGACCTCAATCGAGGCTGCGATTGAATATATCCGGCAGGGAAACCTCTCCGTCAAGCCACCG GAGTCTGAGGGATTTGGCGACAGACTGTTCCTGAAGCAGAGAATGAGCTTGCTGTCTCAGATGACTTCAACTCCCATTGACGGCCTGTTTCAG CACATCGCAGCAGGTGACCAGaaagaagtggagagacttcTGAGCCAAGAAGACCAAGATAAAGATGCCGTCCAAAAGATGTGTCACCCCCTGTGCTTCTGTGATGAGTGTGAGAAACTCGTCTCCGG GAGGCTGAATGACCCCTCAGTGGTCACTCCGTTCTCCAGAGACGACAGGGGTCATACACCACTCCATGTGGCTGCCCTCTGTG GGCAGGCATCCCTCATCGACCTTCTGGTTTCCAAGGGCGCGGTGGTGAACGCCACGGACTACCACGGCTCGACCCCGCTTCACCTTGCGTGTCAGAAGGGCTATCAGAGTGTGACG CTGCTGCTCCTGCACTACAAAGCCAGCCCTGAAGTGCAGGACAACAACGGCAACACGGCCCTGCACCTGGCCTGCACGCATGGCCATGAGGAC TGCGTGAAGGCCCTGGTCTACTATGACGTGCAGTCGTGCAGACTGGACATCGGTAACGAGAAAGGAGACACCCCCTTGCACATCGCCGCGCGCTGGGGTTACCAGGGCATCATCGAGACATTGCTGCAAAATGGAGCGTCTACAGAGATCCAGAACAGGCTGAAGGAAACGCCTCTCAAGTGTGCGTTAAACTCAAAG ATTCTGTCCATAATGGAAGCCCATCACCTGTCCTTCGAGAGGAGGCAGAAGTCTTCGGAGGTGAGTGAGCGGGGCTGCGTGTATCGGCCGTGTTTGAGCGCAGCCTGTCTCTGGCCCTCACCTCTGTCCCGGCGTCCGGCTCCCTTGCCGCAGGCGCCCGCGCCACCCCCTCCGCGCCCCGTGGACTCCGTCAGCCAGGGGTCCTCCGCCTCCAGCTTCTCCTCCGTGTTGGCGAGCCCCAGACAAGAGGACCCCAAGAAGGACTTCAGGGAG GTAGAAAAACTTTTAAGAGTGGTTGCTGATGGAGATCTAGAAATG GTACGTTACCTCTTTGAGTGGACAGAGGAGGACCTGGATGAAGTGGAGGAGGCTGCTGGCgcagtggatgttgaattttgtcaccCCTTGTGCCAGTGCCCCAAGTGTGCTCCAGCTCAAAAG AAGCTGGCAAAGATTCCTGCCAGTGGGCTCAGTGTGAATGTGACCAACCAGGATGGCTCCTCCCCACTGCACGTGGCTGCCCTGCACGGCCGGGCGGACCTGGTCCTCCTCCTCTTGAAGCACGGTGCCCGGGTGGGGGCCAGAGACGCCAGCCAAGCTGTCCCCCTTCACCTGGCCTGCCAGAACGGCCACTTCCAG GTGGTGAAGTATCTGTTAGATTCTAACGCAAAACCCAATAAGAGGGATATAAGTGGAAACACACCCCTCATTTACGCCTGTTCCAGAGGCCACCACGAGGTCGCGGCCCTGTTGCTGCAG CACGGGGCCTCCATCAACGCTGCTAACAGCAAGGGCAACACAGCGCTGCACGAGGCTGTGATAGAAAAGCACGTCTTTGTGgtggagctgctgctgctgcatgGAGCATCAGTTCAGGCCTTGAACAAGAGGCAATGCACGGCTGTAGACTGTGCCGAACAG AATTCAAAAATAATGGAATTACTTCAAGTGGTACCAAGCTGTGTGGCCACATTAGATGATGCTGGCGAAACAGACCACAAGGAGTACGTTACTGTTAAGATCAGGAAAAAAT GGAACTCAAAAATGTATGATCTACCAGATGAACCTTTTACAAGACAGTTTTACTTTGTCCACTCAGTCGGTCCGTTTAA GGGAAGGACTTCGAGGGAGATTATGTCCAGAGATAGAAGTGTCCCTAATTTTACTGAAGAGTCTCCGCAGGAG CCAGGGAAGCAGAGTTCCCCACAGAAGCAGAATAACCTGCCGGACCAGGGCAGACCTCAGACTGCTGACAGAGGAAATGGGGACCAGCTGGAGAGGCCTGGACTGagacagcctgctcctgggaaCAGGCGAATGCTCCGGAGACACACAGTCAATGATGCCGTTGTCCCCAAGGGCCCGGAGACTGCTGGCAACCTGACCACTCCCCCAAGAGGCTAG
- the ANKRD27 gene encoding ankyrin repeat domain-containing protein 27 isoform X1 codes for MRPLISHRSRAGHQETRLAPSEVHMALYDEDLLKNPFYLALQKWRPDLCNKVAQTHGIILVPCKGSLSSSVQSTCQFESYILIPVEEHFQTLNGKDVFIQGNRIKLGAGFACLLSVPILFEETFYNEKEEGFSILCIAHPLEKRESSEEPSTSSDSFSLKTIEDVREFLGRHAEKFDRNIASFQRTFRECERKSLRHHIDSVNALYTKCLQQLLRDSHLKVLAKQEAQMNLMKQAVEMYVQHDIYDLIFKYVGTMEASEDAAFNKITRSLQDLQQKEIGVKPEFSFNIPRAKRELAQLNRCTSPQQKLACLRKVVQLITQSPSQRVNLETMCADDLLSVLLYLLVKTEIPNWMANLSYIKNFRFSISAKDELGYCLTSIEAAIEYIRQGNLSVKPPESEGFGDRLFLKQRMSLLSQMTSTPIDGLFQHIAAGDQKEVERLLSQEDQDKDAVQKMCHPLCFCDECEKLVSGRLNDPSVVTPFSRDDRGHTPLHVAALCGQASLIDLLVSKGAVVNATDYHGSTPLHLACQKGYQSVTLLLLHYKASPEVQDNNGNTALHLACTHGHEDCVKALVYYDVQSCRLDIGNEKGDTPLHIAARWGYQGIIETLLQNGASTEIQNRLKETPLKCALNSKILSIMEAHHLSFERRQKSSEVSERGCVYRPCLSAACLWPSPLSRRPAPLPQAPAPPPPRPVDSVSQGSSASSFSSVLASPRQEDPKKDFREVEKLLRVVADGDLEMVRYLFEWTEEDLDEVEEAAGAVDVEFCHPLCQCPKCAPAQKKLAKIPASGLSVNVTNQDGSSPLHVAALHGRADLVLLLLKHGARVGARDASQAVPLHLACQNGHFQVVKYLLDSNAKPNKRDISGNTPLIYACSRGHHEVAALLLQHGASINAANSKGNTALHEAVIEKHVFVVELLLLHGASVQALNKRQCTAVDCAEQNSKIMELLQVVPSCVATLDDAGETDHKEYVTVKIRKKWNSKMYDLPDEPFTRQFYFVHSVGPFKGRTSREIMSRDRSVPNFTEESPQEPGKQSSPQKQNNLPDQGRPQTADRGNGDQLERPGLRQPAPGNRRMLRRHTVNDAVVPKGPETAGNLTTPPRG; via the exons GAGACTCGCTTGGCCCCATCTGAAGTCCATATGGCTCTGTATGATGAAGATCTCCTGAAAAATCCTTTCTATCTGGCTCTTCAAAAGTGGCGTCCTGACTTGTGCAACAAGGTGGCCCAGACCCATGGCATT atCTTAGTACCCTGCAAAGGAAGCCTGTCAAGCAGTGTTCAGTCTACCTGTCAGTTTGAGTCCTACATTTTGATCCCGGTGGAGGAACACTTTCAGACCTTAAATGGCAAG GATGTCTTTATCCAAGGAAACAGGATTAAACTAGGAGCTGGTTTCGCCTGTCTTCTGTCAGTGCCCATTCTCTTCGAAGAGACtttctacaatgaaaaagaagaagGTTTCAGCATACTCTGTATAGCCCATCCtttggaaaagagagagagttCAG AAGAACCTTCAACATCTTCAGATTCCTTTTCCCTAAAAACCATCGAAGATGTGAGAGAGTTTTTGGGAAGACATGCGGAGAAATTTGACAGGAATATCGCCTCTTTCCAGCGAACGTTCAGAGAGTGTGAAAGAAAGAGCCTCCGTCATCACATA GACTCCGTGAATGCTCTCTACACCAAATGCCTCCAGCAGCTCCTGAGGGACTCCCACCTG AAAGTGCTTGCCAAGCAGGAGGCCCAGATGAACCTGATGAAGCAGGCGGTAGAG ATGTACGTCCAGCATGATATTTACGATCTGATCTTTAAATACGTGGGGACCATGGAGGCAAGCGAG GATGCTGCCTTTAACAAAATCACAAGAAGCCTTCAAGATCTTCAGCAGAAGGAGATCGGTGTGAAGCCTGAGTTCAG CTTCAACATACCTCGTGCAAAGAGGGAGCTGGCTCAGCTGAATAGATGCACCTCACCGCAGCAGAAGCTGGCTTGTTTGCGAAAGGTGGTGCAGCTGATCACCCAGTCTCCTAGCCAGAGAG TGAACTTGGAGACCATGTGTGCTGACGATCTGCTATCAGTCCTGTTATATTTGCTTGTGAAAACAGAGATCCCGAATTG GATGGCAAATTTGAGTTATATCAAAAACTTCAGGTTTAGCATCTCGGCCAAGGATGAATTGGGATACTGCCTGACCTCAATCGAGGCTGCGATTGAATATATCCGGCAGGGAAACCTCTCCGTCAAGCCACCG GAGTCTGAGGGATTTGGCGACAGACTGTTCCTGAAGCAGAGAATGAGCTTGCTGTCTCAGATGACTTCAACTCCCATTGACGGCCTGTTTCAG CACATCGCAGCAGGTGACCAGaaagaagtggagagacttcTGAGCCAAGAAGACCAAGATAAAGATGCCGTCCAAAAGATGTGTCACCCCCTGTGCTTCTGTGATGAGTGTGAGAAACTCGTCTCCGG GAGGCTGAATGACCCCTCAGTGGTCACTCCGTTCTCCAGAGACGACAGGGGTCATACACCACTCCATGTGGCTGCCCTCTGTG GGCAGGCATCCCTCATCGACCTTCTGGTTTCCAAGGGCGCGGTGGTGAACGCCACGGACTACCACGGCTCGACCCCGCTTCACCTTGCGTGTCAGAAGGGCTATCAGAGTGTGACG CTGCTGCTCCTGCACTACAAAGCCAGCCCTGAAGTGCAGGACAACAACGGCAACACGGCCCTGCACCTGGCCTGCACGCATGGCCATGAGGAC TGCGTGAAGGCCCTGGTCTACTATGACGTGCAGTCGTGCAGACTGGACATCGGTAACGAGAAAGGAGACACCCCCTTGCACATCGCCGCGCGCTGGGGTTACCAGGGCATCATCGAGACATTGCTGCAAAATGGAGCGTCTACAGAGATCCAGAACAGGCTGAAGGAAACGCCTCTCAAGTGTGCGTTAAACTCAAAG ATTCTGTCCATAATGGAAGCCCATCACCTGTCCTTCGAGAGGAGGCAGAAGTCTTCGGAGGTGAGTGAGCGGGGCTGCGTGTATCGGCCGTGTTTGAGCGCAGCCTGTCTCTGGCCCTCACCTCTGTCCCGGCGTCCGGCTCCCTTGCCGCAGGCGCCCGCGCCACCCCCTCCGCGCCCCGTGGACTCCGTCAGCCAGGGGTCCTCCGCCTCCAGCTTCTCCTCCGTGTTGGCGAGCCCCAGACAAGAGGACCCCAAGAAGGACTTCAGGGAG GTAGAAAAACTTTTAAGAGTGGTTGCTGATGGAGATCTAGAAATG GTACGTTACCTCTTTGAGTGGACAGAGGAGGACCTGGATGAAGTGGAGGAGGCTGCTGGCgcagtggatgttgaattttgtcaccCCTTGTGCCAGTGCCCCAAGTGTGCTCCAGCTCAAAAG AAGCTGGCAAAGATTCCTGCCAGTGGGCTCAGTGTGAATGTGACCAACCAGGATGGCTCCTCCCCACTGCACGTGGCTGCCCTGCACGGCCGGGCGGACCTGGTCCTCCTCCTCTTGAAGCACGGTGCCCGGGTGGGGGCCAGAGACGCCAGCCAAGCTGTCCCCCTTCACCTGGCCTGCCAGAACGGCCACTTCCAG GTGGTGAAGTATCTGTTAGATTCTAACGCAAAACCCAATAAGAGGGATATAAGTGGAAACACACCCCTCATTTACGCCTGTTCCAGAGGCCACCACGAGGTCGCGGCCCTGTTGCTGCAG CACGGGGCCTCCATCAACGCTGCTAACAGCAAGGGCAACACAGCGCTGCACGAGGCTGTGATAGAAAAGCACGTCTTTGTGgtggagctgctgctgctgcatgGAGCATCAGTTCAGGCCTTGAACAAGAGGCAATGCACGGCTGTAGACTGTGCCGAACAG AATTCAAAAATAATGGAATTACTTCAAGTGGTACCAAGCTGTGTGGCCACATTAGATGATGCTGGCGAAACAGACCACAAGGAGTACGTTACTGTTAAGATCAGGAAAAAAT GGAACTCAAAAATGTATGATCTACCAGATGAACCTTTTACAAGACAGTTTTACTTTGTCCACTCAGTCGGTCCGTTTAA GGGAAGGACTTCGAGGGAGATTATGTCCAGAGATAGAAGTGTCCCTAATTTTACTGAAGAGTCTCCGCAGGAG CCAGGGAAGCAGAGTTCCCCACAGAAGCAGAATAACCTGCCGGACCAGGGCAGACCTCAGACTGCTGACAGAGGAAATGGGGACCAGCTGGAGAGGCCTGGACTGagacagcctgctcctgggaaCAGGCGAATGCTCCGGAGACACACAGTCAATGATGCCGTTGTCCCCAAGGGCCCGGAGACTGCTGGCAACCTGACCACTCCCCCAAGAGGCTAG
- the ANKRD27 gene encoding ankyrin repeat domain-containing protein 27 isoform X4, with protein sequence MRPLISHRSRAGHQETRLAPSEVHMALYDEDLLKNPFYLALQKWRPDLCNKVAQTHGIILVPCKGSLSSSVQSTCQFESYILIPVEEHFQTLNGKDVFIQGNRIKLGAGFACLLSVPILFEETFYNEKEEGFSILCIAHPLEKRESSEEPSTSSDSFSLKTIEDVREFLGRHAEKFDRNIASFQRTFRECERKSLRHHIDSVNALYTKCLQQLLRDSHLKVLAKQEAQMNLMKQAVEMYVQHDIYDLIFKYVGTMEASEDAAFNKITRSLQDLQQKEIGVKPEFSFNIPRAKRELAQLNRCTSPQQKLACLRKVVQLITQSPSQRVNLETMCADDLLSVLLYLLVKTEIPNWMANLSYIKNFRFSISAKDELGYCLTSIEAAIEYIRQGNLSVKPPESEGFGDRLFLKQRMSLLSQMTSTPIDGLFQHIAAGDQKEVERLLSQEDQDKDAVQKMCHPLCFCDECEKLVSGRLNDPSVVTPFSRDDRGHTPLHVAALCGQASLIDLLVSKGAVVNATDYHGSTPLHLACQKGYQSVTLLLLHYKASPEVQDNNGNTALHLACTHGHEDCVKALVYYDVQSCRLDIGNEKGDTPLHIAARWGYQGIIETLLQNGASTEIQNRLKETPLKCALNSKILSIMEAHHLSFERRQKSSEAPAPPPPRPVDSVSQGSSASSFSSVLASPRQEDPKKDFREVEKLLRVVADGDLEMVRYLFEWTEEDLDEVEEAAGAVDVEFCHPLCQCPKCAPAQKKLAKIPASGLSVNVTNQDGSSPLHVAALHGRADLVLLLLKHGARVGARDASQAVPLHLACQNGHFQVVKYLLDSNAKPNKRDISGNTPLIYACSRGHHEVAALLLQHGASINAANSKGNTALHEAVIEKHVFVVELLLLHGASVQALNKRQCTAVDCAEQNSKIMELLQVVPSCVATLDDAGETDHKEYVTVKIRKKWNSKMYDLPDEPFTRQFYFVHSVGPFKGRTSREIMSRDRSVPNFTEESPQEPGKQSSPQKQNNLPDQGRPQTADRGNGDQLERPGLRQPAPGNRRMLRRHTVNDAVVPKGPETAGNLTTPPRG encoded by the exons GAGACTCGCTTGGCCCCATCTGAAGTCCATATGGCTCTGTATGATGAAGATCTCCTGAAAAATCCTTTCTATCTGGCTCTTCAAAAGTGGCGTCCTGACTTGTGCAACAAGGTGGCCCAGACCCATGGCATT atCTTAGTACCCTGCAAAGGAAGCCTGTCAAGCAGTGTTCAGTCTACCTGTCAGTTTGAGTCCTACATTTTGATCCCGGTGGAGGAACACTTTCAGACCTTAAATGGCAAG GATGTCTTTATCCAAGGAAACAGGATTAAACTAGGAGCTGGTTTCGCCTGTCTTCTGTCAGTGCCCATTCTCTTCGAAGAGACtttctacaatgaaaaagaagaagGTTTCAGCATACTCTGTATAGCCCATCCtttggaaaagagagagagttCAG AAGAACCTTCAACATCTTCAGATTCCTTTTCCCTAAAAACCATCGAAGATGTGAGAGAGTTTTTGGGAAGACATGCGGAGAAATTTGACAGGAATATCGCCTCTTTCCAGCGAACGTTCAGAGAGTGTGAAAGAAAGAGCCTCCGTCATCACATA GACTCCGTGAATGCTCTCTACACCAAATGCCTCCAGCAGCTCCTGAGGGACTCCCACCTG AAAGTGCTTGCCAAGCAGGAGGCCCAGATGAACCTGATGAAGCAGGCGGTAGAG ATGTACGTCCAGCATGATATTTACGATCTGATCTTTAAATACGTGGGGACCATGGAGGCAAGCGAG GATGCTGCCTTTAACAAAATCACAAGAAGCCTTCAAGATCTTCAGCAGAAGGAGATCGGTGTGAAGCCTGAGTTCAG CTTCAACATACCTCGTGCAAAGAGGGAGCTGGCTCAGCTGAATAGATGCACCTCACCGCAGCAGAAGCTGGCTTGTTTGCGAAAGGTGGTGCAGCTGATCACCCAGTCTCCTAGCCAGAGAG TGAACTTGGAGACCATGTGTGCTGACGATCTGCTATCAGTCCTGTTATATTTGCTTGTGAAAACAGAGATCCCGAATTG GATGGCAAATTTGAGTTATATCAAAAACTTCAGGTTTAGCATCTCGGCCAAGGATGAATTGGGATACTGCCTGACCTCAATCGAGGCTGCGATTGAATATATCCGGCAGGGAAACCTCTCCGTCAAGCCACCG GAGTCTGAGGGATTTGGCGACAGACTGTTCCTGAAGCAGAGAATGAGCTTGCTGTCTCAGATGACTTCAACTCCCATTGACGGCCTGTTTCAG CACATCGCAGCAGGTGACCAGaaagaagtggagagacttcTGAGCCAAGAAGACCAAGATAAAGATGCCGTCCAAAAGATGTGTCACCCCCTGTGCTTCTGTGATGAGTGTGAGAAACTCGTCTCCGG GAGGCTGAATGACCCCTCAGTGGTCACTCCGTTCTCCAGAGACGACAGGGGTCATACACCACTCCATGTGGCTGCCCTCTGTG GGCAGGCATCCCTCATCGACCTTCTGGTTTCCAAGGGCGCGGTGGTGAACGCCACGGACTACCACGGCTCGACCCCGCTTCACCTTGCGTGTCAGAAGGGCTATCAGAGTGTGACG CTGCTGCTCCTGCACTACAAAGCCAGCCCTGAAGTGCAGGACAACAACGGCAACACGGCCCTGCACCTGGCCTGCACGCATGGCCATGAGGAC TGCGTGAAGGCCCTGGTCTACTATGACGTGCAGTCGTGCAGACTGGACATCGGTAACGAGAAAGGAGACACCCCCTTGCACATCGCCGCGCGCTGGGGTTACCAGGGCATCATCGAGACATTGCTGCAAAATGGAGCGTCTACAGAGATCCAGAACAGGCTGAAGGAAACGCCTCTCAAGTGTGCGTTAAACTCAAAG ATTCTGTCCATAATGGAAGCCCATCACCTGTCCTTCGAGAGGAGGCAGAAGTCTTCGGAG GCGCCCGCGCCACCCCCTCCGCGCCCCGTGGACTCCGTCAGCCAGGGGTCCTCCGCCTCCAGCTTCTCCTCCGTGTTGGCGAGCCCCAGACAAGAGGACCCCAAGAAGGACTTCAGGGAG GTAGAAAAACTTTTAAGAGTGGTTGCTGATGGAGATCTAGAAATG GTACGTTACCTCTTTGAGTGGACAGAGGAGGACCTGGATGAAGTGGAGGAGGCTGCTGGCgcagtggatgttgaattttgtcaccCCTTGTGCCAGTGCCCCAAGTGTGCTCCAGCTCAAAAG AAGCTGGCAAAGATTCCTGCCAGTGGGCTCAGTGTGAATGTGACCAACCAGGATGGCTCCTCCCCACTGCACGTGGCTGCCCTGCACGGCCGGGCGGACCTGGTCCTCCTCCTCTTGAAGCACGGTGCCCGGGTGGGGGCCAGAGACGCCAGCCAAGCTGTCCCCCTTCACCTGGCCTGCCAGAACGGCCACTTCCAG GTGGTGAAGTATCTGTTAGATTCTAACGCAAAACCCAATAAGAGGGATATAAGTGGAAACACACCCCTCATTTACGCCTGTTCCAGAGGCCACCACGAGGTCGCGGCCCTGTTGCTGCAG CACGGGGCCTCCATCAACGCTGCTAACAGCAAGGGCAACACAGCGCTGCACGAGGCTGTGATAGAAAAGCACGTCTTTGTGgtggagctgctgctgctgcatgGAGCATCAGTTCAGGCCTTGAACAAGAGGCAATGCACGGCTGTAGACTGTGCCGAACAG AATTCAAAAATAATGGAATTACTTCAAGTGGTACCAAGCTGTGTGGCCACATTAGATGATGCTGGCGAAACAGACCACAAGGAGTACGTTACTGTTAAGATCAGGAAAAAAT GGAACTCAAAAATGTATGATCTACCAGATGAACCTTTTACAAGACAGTTTTACTTTGTCCACTCAGTCGGTCCGTTTAA GGGAAGGACTTCGAGGGAGATTATGTCCAGAGATAGAAGTGTCCCTAATTTTACTGAAGAGTCTCCGCAGGAG CCAGGGAAGCAGAGTTCCCCACAGAAGCAGAATAACCTGCCGGACCAGGGCAGACCTCAGACTGCTGACAGAGGAAATGGGGACCAGCTGGAGAGGCCTGGACTGagacagcctgctcctgggaaCAGGCGAATGCTCCGGAGACACACAGTCAATGATGCCGTTGTCCCCAAGGGCCCGGAGACTGCTGGCAACCTGACCACTCCCCCAAGAGGCTAG